The Salvelinus namaycush isolate Seneca chromosome 11, SaNama_1.0, whole genome shotgun sequence DNA window CCCTCCGTCTCATTCCCATACATGTAGTGAAACACAAGGAGCCCATCCATACCTCTTCGTATCCATTGGCGGGGATCGCTGGTGTGGAGTCATCTTCAGGTAGAGAGGGAAACATGGATGGGATCCTGTGCAAGTAGCCGTATCCGATACCGCAACCCAaactaaaaaaacaaacaaatatcaGTTAAGACTGCTGATGTTTCAGAGCCTTGCCATTTAGGCAGTACAGAATAAcctcagagaagagagagagagagcccaggtAAAACCTAGTGGCCCACTCACCTCCCCTCCCCAGGTAAGGTCAAGGTAACCCCAGGTAGGGCTCAGCCCactcacctcccctctcctccccaggtAAGGCAACCCCAGGTAGGGCTAAGCCCactcacctcccctctcctccccaggtAAGGTAACCCCAGGTAGGGCTCAGCACactcacctcccctctcctccccaggtAAGGTAACCCCactcacctcccctctcctccccaggtAAGGTAACCCCAGGTAGGGCTAAGCCCactcacctcccctctcctccccaggtAAGGTAACCCCAGGTAGGGCTAAGCCCACTCACCTCCCCAGGTAAGGTAACCCCAGGTAGGGCTCGGCCCactcacctcccctctcctccccaggtAAGGTAACCCCAGGTAAGGTAACCCCactcacctcccctctcctctccaggtaAGGTAACCCCAGGTAGGGCTAAGCCCactcacctcccctctcctccccaggtAAGGTAACCCCAGGTAGGGCTCAGCCCACTCTCCTCCCCAGGTAAGGTAACCCCAGTCAGCACACTCACCTCCCCAGGTAAGGTAACCCCAGGTAAGGTAACCCCactcacctcccctctcctccccaggtAAGGTAACCCCAGGTAGGGCTCGGCCCactcacctcccctctcctccccaggtAAGGTAACCCCAGGTAAGGTAACCCCactcacctcccctctcctccccaggtAAGGTAACCCCactcacctcccctctcctccccaggtAAGGTAACCCCactcacctcccctctcctccccaggtAAGGTAACCCCACTCACCTCCCCTCACCTCCCCAGGTAAGGTAACCCCAGTCAGCCCACTCTCCTCCCCAGGTAAGGTAACCCCAGGTAAGGTAACCCCactcacctcccctctcctccccaggcCCCGTTGGGTGTGACCACCACCTCTCTGCAGGCgtttgtctctgtgttgtagatcAGCAGTTTCAGAGGTTTCCCCTCGTGGGTCTCGATCAGCGAGAAGAAGTCCTCCGACTGAGGACAGACACCGAGATCACAGTGCCAATTGTTTATTGCAATGGGTTATTTTCCCACTAAATTAAAAGGCAACGACCTAGCCAACGGAGTTAACAACTTTAAAAACGTTAAGAACGTGAATGATTAGGCTCACATCCTGCAACACCTGGTCTGCTCCAACGATGAAGTCACTGTGGGCCTGAAGGCTGGCCAACGCAGCTGGTGAGTTCACATCCACATCCTAGAGAAAATAACACGCAGAACAGCATgatgtgttgatgatgatgatgtgaaaCAACATGTAGGATCtgacagaccagccagccagccagaccagacagccagccagccagaccagacagccagccagccagccagacagccagccagccagccagccagccagccagccagccagccagccagccagaccagccagagacagacagaccagccagccagccagaccagccagccagccagaccagccagccagccagcaagtAGGTCCAGccagaccagccagccagaccagccagccagagacagacagaccagccagccagccagccagaccagacagccagccagagacagacagaccagccagccagccagccagaccagaccagaccagccagagacagacagaccagccagccagccagaccagaccagccaGCGACAgacagaccagccagccagccagaccagacagccagccagccagaccagacagccagccagccagccagccagccagaccagaccagccagagacagacagacagacacagacagccagccagaccagacagccagccagccagccagccagccagcccagaccagccagagacagtcagacagacagaccagccagccagccagaccagacagccagccagccagccagccagccagcccagacCAGCCAGAGACAGTcagccagaccagacagacagccagccagccagccagccagaccagccagccagccagcaagtAGGTCCAGccagaccagccagccagccagaccagacagccagccagccagccagccagccagcccagaccagccagagacagtcagacagaccagaccagccagccagccagaccagaccagaccagaccagaccagccagagacagacagaccagcgacagacagacagagacagacagaccagcgacagacagacagagacagacaacagaTCACGCCATAAAACAATACCTAGTTGTTTGAAATTGTAGCCGTGTGTACGTTTATCTACTACCACCTAACCGTAGCATCATCGACAGCCAGGTAAGTTCTCACCAGCACATGCCAGACGTTCTCGTTGGCTCCTTGGTAGCTACAGAACCTGACAGACGCCCCCAGCAGTCCCTGTCCTCCCCACATGTTACTgggcaccacctccacctccctcaGCCTCATGGTCTTAGTGCTGTACACCTCCATGATCACGGCCTTCTCCACGTTAGTCTTCAGAAGGTCCTTCAGCATGTCATTCTCCTGGTTCTGGACACAAGTTAGTTTGTCAGTTGGAAATATGTTGGTAATGTACAACACGTGGGTGGGGCTTGTGTGTGATAGATTAGATAGAGGAACTGAACAGAGTATCTAATGTATTTTATATTATTCAAAGGTTTATAGTAGAAATATAGAAGATGGTATCACAATGCTCTGACTAACTCACCAGTCTGTGGTCTCCTAGAGAGAGGATGAATCTGACTAACTCACCAGTCTGTGGTctcccagagagagaggaagaatctGACTAACTCACCAGTCTGTggtctcctagagagagaggatgaatctgACTAACTCACCAGTCTGTggtctcctagagagagaggatgaatctgACTAACTCACCAGTCTGTGGTCTCCTAGAGAGAGGATGAATCTGACTAACTCACCAGTCTGTggtctcctagagagagaggaagaatctGACTAACTCACCAGTCTGTggtctcctagagagagaggatgaatctgACTAACTCACCAGTCTGTggtctcctagagagagaggatgaatctgACTAACTCACCAGTCTGTggtctcctagagagagaggatgaatctgACTAACTCACCAGTCTGTggtctcctagagagagaggatgaatctgACTAACTCACCAGTCTGTGGTCTCCTAGAGAGAGGATGAATCTGACTAACTCACCAGTCTGTggtctcctagagagagaggatgaatctgACTAACTCACCAGTCTGTGGTCTCCTAGAGAGAGGATGAATCTGACTAACTCACCAGTCTGTGGtctcccagagagagaggatgaatctgACTAACTCACCAGTCTGTGGtctcccagagagagaggatgaatctgACTAACTCACCAGTCTGTGGtctcccagagagagaggatgaatctgACTAACTCACCAGTCTGTGGTCTCCCAGAGAGAGGAAGAATCTGACTAACTCACCAGTCTGTggtctcctagagagagaggatgaatctgACTAACTCACCAGTCTGTGGTCTCCTAGAGAGAGGATGAATCTGACTAACTCACCAGTCTGTGGTCTCCTAGAGAGAGGATGAATCTGACTAACTCACCAGTCTGTggtctcctagagagagaggaagaatctGACTAACTCACCAGTCTGTggtctcctagagagagaggatgaatctgACTAACTCACCAGTCTGTGGtctcccagagagagaggatgaatctgACTAACTCACCAGTCTGTGGTCTCCTAGAGAGAGGATGAATCTGACTAACTCACCAGTCTGTggtctcctagagagagaggatgaatctgACTAACTCACCAGTCTGTGGTCTCCTAGAGAGAGGATGAAGTCAAAGAAAGGCTCCAGCCCAGCTTTCTCTGCAGGGGAATTCTCCTGCACCTATCAGATCACAACGTGGACATGGGAAGACAAAACACAACCATTTAATccaatgcttatgcttctagttctgacagttcagcaatatctaacatgtaaatCTACCACTTCCACAACAAGTACTGTTGATCAACaaatagtagatcatatagtggTTTAATTAAGCTGTGTTGTGCAGTATTGTATGCATTTCAGCTATGCTGTTGTGCAACATGTGGCTTCTGCAGATAGCAGcaggggtgggtataatttgtggaaccttccaacaggatactGTTCCAGAAACTTCGTAAAGTACAAGgatgccaacaaacaacgcatagaAAGTAGAATGATCAATTCACCTAGCTAATTAGCTGGGGAATAGGCATCAACTCATCATATAtagcttattcttaatgtttgtccataggCTACCAGAGTGAGGATAGACATTTTTTGgaataaacgtggtgagtgaaacACGTAACTAAATTGCCCACTCCCTACCAGTTATCTTACTCTTCCGCTATACAACTTTGTATGCGTcatttgttggcaaccttgttatttttggaacagattcctgttggaacgtttcACAAATTATACCGACCCTGGCAGCAGTCCCATAGGCCGAATTTAGACGGTTTCATCAAAATGTTCCTCTCAGGCGAATGTAATGGCACAACTAAAGcagctatctagctaacgttagctagatgagTAAAGTCAACTTCATATACGGAGCTGAGTTTACTAAGCTACTATATAGTTATCTCGTGTAGCTATATACATTTATAATATAAATGCATGCATGAAAAGGTGTCACCGTtaacatgttgttgttgtcatttgGTCACCGCTTGGCCTAgtatctacagtagctacatcGACTGGTTTAAGTTGTTACATTGTAGCCAGAGGGCCTGGTTGCTCATTCATACAAAATAGAAAGCGATCGTATACAGACTATACACAGAGTTATTATGATCGATTATTTTATCTCGTAAATCAATGTGAGGTCGTTTGTTGTCTGTGCGCCAAAAGGGGTCGTTGTGTTGTCTGTGCGCCAAAAGGGTAGCTAGCTCAGTGCCACCTCATCAGTTTCGGCAGGCCTTATCCGGCTACTACACCCCTGTATGCCTTCTGTATACTACCGTCAAGAACTACACGCAGCGTCATAAGAAGTGCAATAAAATAAAGACCCATTATTACCCCGTGGACGTGGTATCCATCTGTTCCTCCTTCCGACGCGCCGGTGCTTTGTGATAAACCCATTATTATAGAAAGCACAAAATATAATTTCACTGTAGCTGAAAGAGTTGACAGATTCCACTAATGCTCCGTGGCCATCTTGTCATTGGCGATCTCCTATATCAGACCAGACTAGTCGCACACTGGTGACACCGACCACCACGCAACATGTAGAGCAACGATCCTGCCACCTGCTAGACTGGAGTATAACACACTTATACTTTACTGgaacaaaataataaataaatacaacaaataccctaccatctaacactacacgcacaaaaataaataaataataataataaaaaattaaaattatattatactccactatttaaatctatttagtccTACTGGACATTTACTGATAGTTGTaactgctttgcgtgatgtattgttgtctctaccttcttgccctttgtgctgttgtctatggccaataatgtttgtaccatgttgtgttgttgtcttatgtTTCTCTTTATGTAGAGTCTctgttgttgtgatgtgtgttttgtcctattttattttattttaataattttttaaatcccagccccggtccccgcaggaggccttttgccttttggtaggccgtcactgtaaataagaatttgttcttaactgacttgtctagttaaataaaagttaaataaatacaaataaataaaatacgtCAGGTCAACAGCCTGAAAGAATGGGACACCAACACTTAACACAGCCTGTAATTCTTAAAATCAAatgtttattagtcacatacacatattcagCATTGTAAcagtaactcttctgatgtcaagtctcgcacacccaaatacctctctgcagctgccaccaccacctctattttctgtgacttacGTTCCATCTCTGCAGTACTGTTGATAACCATTGttataaatgctaaaaatccaatctttatgaaacatatatcacttgttggtttatccctctgtactggtacagatctactactcacaccactcctctcaggatctcTGCCCCTTGatccatcttcctctactttcttcactgcctcaacatatgacaacttctgcactactcgaACGCTGGGAACCTCAACCTGCATCTCTCGCatgggacatttctgatccccagccccaagggcacccctacaattaacacataccactactttccccaatgctacacattcctttgtctcatgcccttctgcacacttctcacacctaggaatctccctcctacacactgctgccacatgcccataagcttgacacctgtaacaacgtaatgtgTTTGGCACAAAAGCTCTTATAGGAAAACctatatatcctaacatcactttgtcgggcaaagacccaacatcaaaactcaaagaacagacaatgactcttctgtttcgccaccctgtctgcgtcgcaccaaacgacgggcatcacaaacaccgggaatcttccccttcagttggtcagCTTTCATATTTAccgctaccccagtaatcactcctttcaatggcgcccttttcttgagagcaaaacaattcacatctCTTCCCCCCCATTAGTTTAACACGGAGCGCcttctccctctgaccagcagaaacacaatcaataatcacaagaccacttctggttaccctcaccgattccacagcacctaactctgttttcacccacccaTGAAACCACAAATGGTCCACCTTTTCCCAAAACTTCACTCCTACAAGCCTCGAGTTCCGAGAACTTCAGcacacctaccacctccgatACTTCGCCCTCATTCATTTCCATTTCTCTTCCTGTCTTCAACTCACTCTGTTTATACTTTCTACCATTCTGTTTTAACAAATCATCTCGTTTTTTTAATCAactcaagctcaccctcttcctccctctctttcttagacctcctctgcctctctttttccctcctctGTATTCCAAGTATAAATCTCCTTATGATAATATtgcacttctcctgacatacatcttgttcttgcCTTGTCAAGTCTTTTTTTTCCACTAATTACCTTATTATTTTAACTGGAATGATGATGTTTTTGAAGACTGTTTGGTTGGTCACATTGTTGGTGTTTTTTTTGTTCTGTCATACATGCAGTAGCCTAAAAAAGGATAGCTCTCTGTTCAACATTGTTCCAAAAGATTTATGTTTATTCATTGATAAAAGATTTGACTTTGCTTTAAAATACAAGATTCAGTAACACATTGTAAATGCTAATATATTTCCATTAAAAATAACTTAAAAAGACAGACAATGCAAAACTTTCTTATAAATACACGGAGCACATATCAGATTCCATTGATATTTTTGCAAAGCAATAAGTTTGTCAAATAAGCCAAACgaagaaaaaaaataagttacctatgttggaggagagagatggatctCCAATACAAGAAACTATGGCGTTTTGACACAAATAAATAGCGATACATTTAGCTAAATCATTTCATGTAGGCCAATACACAGTAGTAGTACTACAATTAATAATAAACGGCTAGATGTTGTAATTCTGAATATTGTGCCACCGTCTTGATTGAAACAAAACTTCACATGAATACAATTCATAAAATTCATGAATGTctcacgtctgtctgtctgtctcacggtTCTCTCATGGTGATTCCAGCAACACAATCCCTCAGCTAAAAAAAAATGTACTTCAAGTAAATTAATTAAgccattgttatttttttttaatgaataataATTTATAAATAACTGCTGGAAAGCACATCAAAAAAACGTGAACATCAGGAAACATGAAACATTTTATATCTTGTAGTGATGACATTTAGGGTTTTGTGATATTTGCTCATGTATAATATTGTCTAAATCATGAATAACCATAATGTGCCTCTTCTTCAACAACATCATATTTAATAAATCTGAATAAAATATCTCATACTGTACATTCAAATATCTTATTAAAATACAAACTGTAGACTGTACATATTAAAGTTCTTCTAGGCTAATTTCCATGTCCATGAGCCAATCAGGTCCCACAGAACCCTGACAGTTCAGCCCATTGGTCACTGAATTACCTGCTCCAATAACTGATTGTCTGTGAATGAAGGAGTTTCTATTGGTTCAGATAAGCCAATCAGAGACTCCAGGAGGCAGGTGCCAGCTGTCTCGTTGAACTGTGGGACATTTGCAGAACTCAACACCTGCAGATGAAGGAAGTTGTCAGGGTGCTTGTGGCCTTTGAATGAGTTGTGTAGAGGGGCTGAGCTATAGTCTGTAGGGAAGTTGTCAAAGAGCTCCAAATCCGAGTCAGAGGAGAGACTGAGGTCCATGTAGCTGCTGGATGAGTAGTCTATGGAGGGAGAGGGTGTGTTGGGGTAGTCCTGGAGGGGGCTGTGGGCGAACAGGGCCGTCGCTTGGTTGGCATTGTCGTCTTGATACTCGGCCATGAAAGAACCGCCGCTGCAgctgttgtctgtgtgtctgtgtgtcttctctgtgTACCTTTGTGTATTGTCTGTGTGTGAACTGGGTGCGTTGGACAGGCCGAGGGTGGCTGTGGTGTCTTTACAGAGACCGTATGACGTGTCGAAGCTGCTGACACACTGGGGAAGGTGTGGCGATGGTTGTCCCTCTGGCTTTGTGTCACTTTCACTGCCCATGGAGCAGTCTTCATTGTCAGAGTCACAGAAGCTGAGGACACAAGCCAGACCTCCATCGTCCACATCCAAGAGAGGCTGGTGCTCTCGAGGGCTTCCTCCCACGTCGGAGTCCTCGCTCTGGGCAGAGACGCCGGACGAGTCGGTCATGTCACTACAGCAACTATTCTCCCCAACCTCACACAGTTCAGAGCTGAAGTGGAAGGTAGGGGTggtggggatggagagagggaggcccTCTTCTTCCAGGGTGAACCCGAAGGGGCATCTCCCCTCCTGGGCACTGTCCTGCTGATGCTGCCCCTGGTCCTGGAGCTCCTGGAGCTCTTCTTTGTTCTCCTCTGGGTCTCTCCTCTGGGTTAATATCTCATCTTGCAGTCTCCTCTCCAGCTCCAGCCTCATGACAGTGTGTATGTAGTGGGTCTGGACCCGTCTGGAGTTGAACTCCACGCGACCGTTAGTATTCCCACAGCCATCCTTGGTGCAGCCGCAAGGGAAGTTGGAGCGATCCATCTGTTGCGGAGAGAAATCACATTCATCTTAGCTCATTATATGACTGAAATCTTAGCTCATTATATGACTAAAGTTTGCATCTGATCTAGGTGTGGGAGAGAATTCTCATTCTTTGCCAAATGGCTTTTTGTTCATCAGACGCCCAGGGATCAAACCCGTCACATCTGCATGGCTCTCACCTGGCACTTGATCCCGTTCAGACTACAGGCGCAGGTCTCAGGTTCACAGAATCCCTGGCAGTCACATCCACAGTCCTCTCGGGATTTCCTCAGAGCATGgagctctctcttctcctcccggTCGATGTGCCTCACCCCCGCCGTCCGGAGTAGAGCCTGTCTCTGGCGGGAAGCGTAGGGGTACAGGAACCCACCGTCACCCCCATCCTCTTCCCCATCCTCAAGGTCAGCCGCAGGAAGGTGGGTCTCGATGTCTTCGTCTGGCACCTGGTCGATGGTGAGGTGATCTAACTCCTCCTGGTCCATAATGCCACTGGCTGTCAGCTGGAGAGAAGAGAGTTACTTCAAATAAAATATTTACACATAGTCCTTAACTTTTCTTTTTAAATGCTTTTAGAGTATTTTCAAGGGAGTCGAGGAATACAAGATATAACCCTTCTGGGTCGTTCCATTTCAGTAACCCATCTGggtcgttccatgtcatttcagtaACCCATCTGggtcgttccatgtcatttcagtaACCCATCTGggtcgttccatgtcatttcagtaACCCATCTGggtcgttccatgtcatttcagtaggccatgacacccaccatctcagaatgttctgaaatcgtttctatagttagaaacagataagattagcaatcctgcaacattattttgttgaaatataaagctaattgattgcacccaaattgccCATAGGATtcataaaatattaaataaatataaatatacctAATAtctgatttggaccaaacttttttTCAAACAATGAGTTAAAAACACGGACCCCCCACACCCAACCACCCACAGACCCCCCACACTCAACCACCCACAGACCCCCCATACACCAACCACCCACAGACCACCCACACCCCAACCACCCACAGACCCCCCCACACCCCAACCACCCACAGACCTCCCACACACCAACCACCCACAGACCACCCACACCCCAACCACCCACAGACCCCCCCACACCCCAACCACCCACAGACCTCCCACACACCAACCACCCACAGACCCCCCCCACACCCCAACCACCCACAGACCTCCCACACACCAACCACCCACAGACCCCCCACACGCCAACCCCCCACACCCCAACCACCCACGCCCCAACCACCCACGCCCCAACCACCCAATGACCCCCCACGCGCCAACCACCCACAGACCCCCCACGCCCCACACCCCAACGACCCAATGACCCCCCACGTGCCAACCACCCACAGACCCCCCACACCCCAACCATACAATGACCCCCGACACCCCAACCACCCACAGACCCCCCACACCCCAACCATACAATGACCCCCGACACCCCAACCACCCACAGACCCCCCCCACACCCCAACCACCCACAGACCCCCCACACCCCAACCACCCACAGACCCCCCACACCCCAACCACCCACAGACCCCCCCACACCCAAACTACTCCAACAACGAGtgtacagcagtggaggctgctgaggggaggactgctcattcataatgactggaatggagcCAGTGGAATGGGCACCTGGAAACCATGGTAAccgtgtgtttgatgtatttgataccgttccactgaCTCTGCTCCAACTACTACCACGATGCCTGTGGTGTACAGTAGCAGTTCTCTATGACTGACCAGCTGCTATGTCTGACCAGTAGTATGGAGCTGCTATGTCTGACCAGTAGTATGGAGCTGCTATGGCTGACCAGTAGTATGGAGCTGCTATGTCTGACCAGTAGTATGGAGCTGCTATGTCTGACCAGTAGTATGGAGCTGCTATGTCTGACCAGTAGTATAGAGCTGCTATGTCTGACCAGTAGTATAGAGCTGCTATGTCTGACCAGTAGTATGGAGCTGCTATGTCTGACCAGTAGTATGGAGCTGCTATGTCTGACCAGTAGTATGGCGCTGATATGTCTGACCAGTAGTATGGAGCTGCTATGTCTGACCAGTAGTATGGAGCTGCTATGTCTGACCAGTAGTATGGAGCTGCTATGTCTGACCAGTAGTATGGAGCTGCTATGTCTGACCAGTAGTATGGAGCTGCTATGTCTGACCAGTAGTATGGAGCTGCTATGTCTGACCAGTAGTATGGAGCTGCTATGTCTGACCAGTAGTATGGAGCTGCTATGTCTGACCAGTAGTATGGAGCTGCTATGTCTGACCAGTAGTATGGAGCTGCTATGTCTGACTAGTAGTATGGAGCTGCTATGTCTGACCAGTAGTATGGAGCTGCTATGTCTGACCAGTAGTATGGAGCTGCTATGTCTGACCAGTAGTATGGAGCTGCAACTCTATTGTTTCTTCACCCTATGTATTCTCAGTGATTCTGATGATGTGTCCCCCCTGTTCAGAAAGGAGTCATTGAAGTTGTTTGGTTTTTGTCCCATCCTATGTCCTGGtattaccaggttctgaccactagatggtgctgttctTCCCCCATTTcaatgttaaagggatagttcatttgaattacaaaattacatattggtttccttaccttgTAACCagtttatggacaaggtatgacagcaatccatgctttggttttgtttacctgacccctgtttcaaatgctaactttttttttgttgcatttgtggcacaaatccaatgcaagtcaatggtacCTATATTAACATTTTCATGGTTCATGTCAAAATCATCCTGAACTTAatttcaaattatatttcaacaaaataatgttggaAGAAAGCTAATCTCATCTGTTTTCTAACAACATAAAcattcagaacaatctgagatggtgggtggaATGACCCGTCTTCTTGAGGTGGAATGACCCGTctttttgaggtggaatgacCCATATTTTTTTTAGGTGGAATGACCCATCTTCTTGAGGTGGAATGACCCATCTTCTTGAGGTGGAATGACCCATCTTCTTGAGGTGGAATGACCCATCTTCTTGAGGTGGAATGACCCATCTTCTTGAGGTGGAATGACCCATCTTCTTGAAGTGGAATGACCCGTCTTCTTGAGGTGGAATGACCCGTCTTCTTGAGGTGGAATGACCCGTCTTCTTGAGGTGGAATGACCCATCTTCTTGAGGTGGAATGACCCATCTTCTTGAGGTGGAATGACCCATCTTCTTGAGGTGGAATGACCCATCTTCTTGAGGTGGAATGACCCATCTTCTTGAGGTGGAATGACCCATCTTCTTGAGGTGGAATGACCCACATACATGACGTTTAAGTTACTGTGAGattagacagcctatagggaggaggtcagagacctggcagtgtggtgccaggataacaacctctccctcaacgtgatcaagacaaatgagatgatAGTGGATGACAGGAAAAGgagagcctccacattgactctgtaccgtaataccctgtatatagcctccacattgactctgtaccgtaataccctgtatatagcctccacattgactctgtaccggtacctcctgtatatagcttcgctactgttattttattgttgctctttaattaatatttatttttctattttattttttttcttaattgtccttttatttatttattgtttacttcagtttatttagtaaatactttcttaacacttatttttttcttaaaactgcgttgttggttagaggctcgtaagtaagcatttcactctaaaatctacacctgttgtaatcg harbors:
- the LOC120056182 gene encoding cysteine/serine-rich nuclear protein 1-like, with amino-acid sequence MSGVLKRKYSEVEEEDPCYSSPSSSSSSSSPSVSSEWESDEESCNSDNQDFTPASPTSHLPIRSILKSPKLSHDNSGHSNSVVFNQVTVFLFRRCQGFTSVPRRGGATLGMVRKHSALRRYTLAEHTQERRRRRRERLRDRLREERLETLRQRLTASGIMDQEELDHLTIDQVPDEDIETHLPAADLEDGEEDGGDGGFLYPYASRQRQALLRTAGVRHIDREEKRELHALRKSREDCGCDCQGFCEPETCACSLNGIKCQMDRSNFPCGCTKDGCGNTNGRVEFNSRRVQTHYIHTVMRLELERRLQDEILTQRRDPEENKEELQELQDQGQHQQDSAQEGRCPFGFTLEEEGLPLSIPTTPTFHFSSELCEVGENSCCSDMTDSSGVSAQSEDSDVGGSPREHQPLLDVDDGGLACVLSFCDSDNEDCSMGSESDTKPEGQPSPHLPQCVSSFDTSYGLCKDTTATLGLSNAPSSHTDNTQRYTEKTHRHTDNSCSGGSFMAEYQDDNANQATALFAHSPLQDYPNTPSPSIDYSSSSYMDLSLSSDSDLELFDNFPTDYSSAPLHNSFKGHKHPDNFLHLQVLSSANVPQFNETAGTCLLESLIGLSEPIETPSFTDNQLLEQVIQ